A genomic segment from Streptomyces sp. NBC_00237 encodes:
- a CDS encoding sensor histidine kinase: MTQPSCAARVLTKASSPARRRLRTLLLPFVAFGGAFFPAALPGPYGPAWPVLDAVPGPVAASAVGLLAAVAVRTWPERPWLLFLIAGVDCVVRSPGLLVSVASYVAATSYRRPRHLVLFTSAASLLVAVPRPGVEAVSALGGVALFVWLPVVGGLWRGARAQVVAGLRERAERLEREQSVRTEQARAQERARIARDMHDVVAHRVSLMVLRAGALEISAADERTAQEAELIRTTGKEALAQLRSVLGVLTEAGTTEPFLPQPTLADLERLLEQSRSAGVPVERQDEGTARDLPAMVEHTAYRVVQEALTNVHKHAVRPTVRVAVRHLPSALEVTVTNTAAHVPAPPLPGSGLGLVGLRERVELLGGRFAAGPGPSGGFAVTARLPT, translated from the coding sequence GTGACACAACCATCATGTGCGGCACGGGTGTTGACGAAGGCGAGCAGCCCGGCCCGTCGCCGACTGAGGACCTTGCTGCTCCCCTTCGTCGCGTTCGGCGGCGCGTTCTTTCCGGCCGCGCTGCCCGGCCCGTACGGTCCCGCATGGCCGGTGCTCGACGCGGTGCCCGGCCCGGTCGCGGCCTCGGCGGTGGGGCTGCTGGCGGCGGTGGCGGTCAGGACCTGGCCGGAGCGGCCGTGGCTGCTGTTCCTGATCGCAGGCGTCGACTGTGTGGTGCGGTCGCCGGGGCTGCTGGTGTCGGTGGCCTCCTACGTGGCGGCGACCTCCTACCGGCGACCACGCCATCTGGTGCTCTTCACCTCGGCCGCGAGCCTGCTGGTCGCGGTGCCCCGGCCGGGGGTCGAGGCGGTGTCGGCGCTCGGCGGTGTGGCGCTGTTCGTCTGGCTGCCCGTCGTGGGCGGGCTGTGGCGGGGTGCCAGGGCGCAGGTGGTGGCCGGGCTGCGCGAGCGGGCCGAACGGCTGGAGCGGGAGCAGTCCGTACGGACCGAGCAGGCCCGCGCGCAGGAACGTGCCCGCATCGCCCGCGACATGCACGACGTCGTGGCCCACCGCGTCTCCCTGATGGTGCTGCGCGCCGGAGCCCTGGAGATCAGCGCCGCCGACGAGAGGACCGCACAGGAGGCGGAGCTCATCCGCACCACGGGAAAGGAGGCCCTCGCCCAACTCCGTTCCGTACTCGGCGTTCTGACGGAGGCCGGGACGACCGAGCCCTTCCTGCCGCAGCCGACGCTCGCCGACCTCGAACGGCTCCTGGAGCAGTCGAGGTCGGCGGGCGTCCCCGTCGAGCGGCAGGACGAGGGCACCGCGCGCGACCTCCCCGCGATGGTCGAGCACACCGCCTACCGGGTCGTTCAGGAAGCGCTCACCAACGTCCACAAGCACGCCGTCCGGCCCACGGTCCGGGTGGCGGTGCGGCACCTGCCCTCGGCGTTGGAGGTCACCGTCACGAATACCGCAGCGCACGTCCCCGCTCCCCCGCTGCCCGGCAGCGGCCTGGGACTCGTCGGTCTGCGGGAGCGCGTCGAACTCCTCGGCGGGCGGTTCGCGGCCGGTCCCGGACCCTCCGGAGGGTTCGCTGTCACTGCGAGACTGCCGACATGA
- a CDS encoding response regulator transcription factor, whose translation MTGNPSPVRTLVVDDEALVRTGLRMILEAAGDIEVVAEADSATAAVDAVVRHRPRVVLMDVRMPGLDGVAALTEINRLPDPPAVIMLTTFDRDEYVHGALRARAAGFLLKDTAPRDLIAAVRAVAEGSAMLAPTVTRRLIDAYAGQRSADFVAARQRLSVLTDRERRVVGAVARGLANAEVARELGMAETTVKVHVSRSLTKLGLSNRVQIALLVRDAGGPGG comes from the coding sequence ATGACCGGAAACCCCAGCCCCGTCCGCACCCTGGTGGTCGACGACGAGGCCCTCGTCAGGACCGGCCTGCGCATGATCCTCGAAGCCGCCGGGGACATCGAGGTGGTCGCCGAGGCCGATTCCGCGACCGCCGCCGTCGACGCGGTCGTACGCCACCGGCCGCGCGTCGTCCTGATGGACGTACGCATGCCCGGCCTCGACGGCGTGGCCGCGCTGACGGAGATCAACCGGCTGCCCGACCCGCCGGCCGTGATCATGCTGACGACCTTCGACCGCGACGAGTACGTCCACGGCGCCCTCCGCGCCAGGGCCGCCGGGTTCCTGCTGAAGGACACCGCGCCGCGCGACCTCATCGCCGCCGTCCGTGCGGTCGCCGAGGGCAGCGCGATGCTCGCGCCGACGGTCACGAGGCGGCTGATCGACGCCTACGCAGGACAGCGCTCCGCCGACTTCGTCGCGGCCAGACAGCGTCTGTCGGTCCTGACCGACCGCGAAAGAAGGGTCGTCGGCGCGGTCGCCCGAGGGCTGGCCAACGCGGAGGTCGCCCGTGAACTGGGGATGGCGGAGACCACCGTCAAAGTCCACGTGAGCCGGTCCCTCACCAAAC